A single window of Athene noctua chromosome 1, bAthNoc1.hap1.1, whole genome shotgun sequence DNA harbors:
- the GDF7 gene encoding growth/differentiation factor 7 — MRLRAAAAALCLCLLGACRLRRGLEAAAVRGPSAGAPQRPSAAAPSSSSASSSSSSAASPFSSPPRRDGALRNGTVVPHHYMVALYQRLAARRGPGRRADTVTGFAERARSDASPSAPEQRYLFDISSLPEAEEVTGAELRVLRTLPENRSLALSPEGTFHHLLLSTCPGWDSEEPRLLDSRAADILDTGSSRWEVFDVWEALRDRRERSSSGKVLCFLLRIVSDQSGRLLPPRQLGFSKPQPQPHERALLVAFSRTQRKENLFKEIRDKIKALGSPPFLEPPDPGQEVYPKRRKRRTTIAARSGGRGHGKKAKTRCSRKPLHVNFKELGWDDWIIAPLDYEAYHCEGVCDFPLRSHLEPTNHAIIQTLMNSMDPESTPPSCCVPSKLSPISILYIDSGNNVVYKQYEDMVVETCGCR; from the exons atgcgcctccgcgccgccgccgccgccctctgcctctgcctgctggGCGCCTGCCGCCTCCGCCGCGGGCTGGAGGCCGCCGCCGTGCGCGGCCCGTCGGCGGGCGCTCCCCAGCGACCCTCGGCAGCcgcgccttcctcctcctccgcctcctcctcctcctcctccgccgcctcccccttctcctccccgccGCGGAGGGACGGGGCTCTCCGCAACGGCACCGTGGTGCCGCACCACTACATGGTGGCCCTCTACCAGCGCCtggccgcccgccgcggccccggccgccgcgccgACACGGTGACGGGCTTCGCGGAGCGGGCGCGCAGCG ATGCCTCCCCATCTGCTCCTGAGCAGCGATACCTCTTCGACATCTCCAGCCTGCCCGAGGCAGAGGAGGTGACGGGTGCAGAGCTGCGGGTCTTGCGCACCCTCCCTGAAAACCGGAGCTTGGCCCTGTCCCCCGAAGGCACcttccaccacctcctcctctccacctGCCCAGGCTGGGACAGTGAGGAACCCCGGCTGCTGGACTCCAGGGCTGCAGACATTTTGGACACGGGTTCCTCCAGATGGGAGGTGTTTGATGTCTGGGAAGCCCTGCGGGATCGGAGGGAGAGATCTTCCTCGGGCAAGGTGCTGTGCTTCCTCCTGAGGATCGTCTCAGATCAGTCGGGGAGGCTCCTGCCCCCCCGGCAGCTGGGGTTCAGcaagccccagccccagccccacgaGAGAGCCCTGCTCGTGGCCTTCTCCCGTACTCAAAGGAAGGAGAACCTCTTCAAGGAGATCCGTGATAAGATCAAggccctgggcagcccccccTTCCTGGAGCCCCCCGATCCCGGCCAGGAGGTGTACCCCAAGCGGAGGAAGAGACGGACCACCATCGCCGCCCGGTCTGGGGGCAGAGGCCACGGGAAGAAGGCGAAGACCCGCTGCAGCAGGAAGCCCCTGCATGTGAACTTcaaggagctgggctgggacgACTGGATAATTGCCCCCCTGGATTACGAGGCGTATCACTGCGAGGGGGTCTGCGACTTCCCCTTGCGCTCCCACCTGGAACCCACCAACCACGCCATCATCCAGACCCTGATGAACTCCATGGACCCGGAGTCCACGCCCCCAAGCTGCTGCGTGCCCTCCAAGCTCAGCCCCATCAGCATCCTCTACATAGACTCTGGGAACAATGTGGTTTACAAACAGTACGAGGACATGGTCGTGGAGACATGTGGCTGCAGGTAG